Proteins found in one Paenibacillus borealis genomic segment:
- the argF gene encoding ornithine carbamoyltransferase: MSQGTTGVTEAIAAQLKGRDLLELNDYSPEEITYLIDLAIELKRKAKNGEVYQPLLGKTIGLIFEKSSTRTRVSFEVGMYQLGGHALFLSKNDIQLGRGETVGDTAQVMSRYLDGIMIRTFGHDKVEELARYASVPVINGLSDLAHPCQVLADYQTVYEHKGKLKGLKLAYIGDGNNMAHSLLIGGAKLGVHVSIAGPEGYEPDAAVVAEAREIAKETGSVITVTRSPQEAVQDADVIYTDVWASMGFEAEQLAREAAFKDYQVNEELVKGAKSDYLFLHCLPAHREEEVSTGVIDGPNSVIFDQAENRLHAQKALMAALMG, from the coding sequence ATGAGTCAGGGAACAACGGGCGTTACAGAGGCTATCGCCGCACAGCTCAAGGGACGTGATCTTCTGGAGCTGAATGATTACAGCCCGGAGGAAATCACGTATTTGATTGATTTGGCGATAGAGCTGAAGCGCAAAGCTAAGAACGGCGAAGTCTACCAGCCGCTGCTGGGCAAGACAATCGGGCTTATTTTTGAGAAATCCTCAACCCGTACACGCGTATCGTTTGAAGTGGGTATGTATCAGCTGGGCGGCCATGCGCTGTTCCTCAGCAAGAATGACATCCAGCTCGGCCGCGGTGAGACGGTTGGTGATACGGCGCAGGTGATGTCGCGTTATCTGGACGGTATCATGATCCGTACCTTCGGCCATGATAAAGTGGAAGAATTGGCCCGGTATGCATCCGTTCCGGTTATCAACGGCCTGAGCGATCTGGCGCATCCCTGCCAGGTTCTGGCGGATTACCAGACCGTGTACGAGCACAAGGGCAAGCTGAAGGGCTTGAAGCTGGCCTATATCGGCGACGGCAACAACATGGCGCATTCCCTGCTGATCGGTGGTGCCAAGCTGGGCGTGCATGTCTCAATCGCCGGACCGGAAGGATATGAGCCAGACGCGGCTGTAGTGGCCGAGGCGCGCGAGATCGCTAAGGAGACAGGTTCGGTCATCACCGTTACCCGCAGCCCGCAGGAAGCGGTACAGGACGCTGATGTGATCTATACGGATGTATGGGCGAGCATGGGCTTCGAGGCTGAACAGCTGGCGCGTGAAGCGGCGTTCAAGGATTATCAGGTCAATGAGGAACTCGTGAAGGGCGCTAAGAGCGATTACCTGTTCCTGCACTGCCTGCCGGCCCACCGTGAGGAAGAGGTCAGTACGGGCGTCATCGACGGTCCGAACTCCGTTATCTTCGATCAGGCGGAGAACCGCCTGCATGCGCAGAAGGCGCTTATGGCTGCTTTGATGGGCTAA
- a CDS encoding aspartate aminotransferase family protein — MSELTQADKDSLTGAPQERSVETKEQGAAAAPAKLSAVFPSYARYDISLVKGKGSWVWDDQGNKYLDFMCGLAVTSLGHAPEKVGAKLKAQIDTLWHVSNLFHIPGQDRVAALLTDNSCADQVFFCNSGAEANEAAIKLARRYHQKVKGADRYEVITFEQSFHGRTLATLTATGQAKVKEGFLPLPAGFKTVPLHDLEALKAAITEHTAAIMLEMVLAEGGVIEVQQEFLDAVVALCEEHGLLLIVDEVQTGMGRTGKLFAHQHYGIEPDIFTLAKGIASGFPAGVMLGKGYLREAFSPGSHATTFGGTPLAAAVMEATIETMLEDGLAQRAAEMGDYLTGLLREKLADTSFVKDIRGKGLLIGIECAEPVAEIVLAGQKRGLLFVQAGPNVVRLLPNLYVTHEEIDQAVDILSELIHTYANKGNGEADS; from the coding sequence ATGAGTGAGCTTACACAGGCAGATAAGGATTCTTTGACGGGGGCGCCGCAGGAACGTTCTGTGGAAACGAAGGAACAGGGGGCCGCTGCTGCTCCTGCCAAGCTGAGTGCGGTATTCCCGTCATACGCCAGATATGATATTAGTCTGGTTAAGGGTAAGGGAAGCTGGGTGTGGGATGATCAGGGGAACAAATACCTGGATTTCATGTGCGGACTCGCTGTAACCAGCCTAGGCCATGCCCCGGAGAAGGTAGGCGCGAAGCTGAAGGCGCAGATTGATACGCTGTGGCATGTCTCGAACCTGTTCCACATTCCGGGCCAGGACCGGGTTGCTGCGCTGCTTACAGACAACAGCTGTGCGGATCAGGTGTTCTTCTGCAATAGCGGAGCAGAAGCGAATGAAGCAGCGATTAAGCTAGCGCGCCGGTATCACCAGAAGGTAAAAGGTGCGGACCGCTATGAAGTGATCACGTTCGAGCAGTCCTTCCACGGCCGCACACTGGCTACACTGACAGCTACGGGTCAGGCGAAGGTAAAAGAAGGCTTCCTGCCGCTTCCGGCAGGCTTTAAGACTGTGCCTCTGCATGATCTGGAGGCGCTGAAAGCGGCAATTACTGAGCATACGGCAGCAATCATGCTGGAGATGGTTCTGGCTGAGGGCGGTGTAATTGAAGTACAACAGGAATTCCTGGATGCTGTGGTCGCGCTATGCGAAGAACATGGACTGCTGCTGATCGTAGACGAAGTGCAGACCGGCATGGGCCGTACCGGCAAGCTGTTCGCGCATCAGCATTACGGCATTGAGCCGGATATCTTCACCTTGGCCAAAGGCATAGCCAGCGGGTTCCCTGCCGGTGTCATGCTGGGCAAAGGCTACCTGCGTGAGGCCTTCAGCCCGGGCAGCCATGCGACTACCTTCGGCGGCACCCCGCTGGCAGCAGCGGTTATGGAAGCTACGATTGAGACGATGCTGGAAGACGGGCTGGCGCAGCGGGCTGCTGAGATGGGCGATTATCTGACCGGCTTGCTCAGAGAGAAGCTGGCGGACACTTCGTTCGTGAAGGACATCCGCGGCAAAGGCCTGCTGATCGGAATCGAATGTGCAGAACCAGTGGCTGAAATCGTGCTGGCCGGACAGAAACGCGGACTGCTGTTCGTCCAGGCCGGACCGAATGTCGTTCGCCTGCTGCCTAATTTATACGTAACCCATGAGGAGATCGACCAGGCGGTGGACATCCTTTCAGAACTAATTCATACTTATGCTAACAAAGGAAACGGGGAGGCAGATTCATGA
- the argB gene encoding acetylglutamate kinase, whose product MTFEPIEKQPGSNMFVMKCGGSTLAALPDSFFEDLRELQRSGVQPVIVHGGGPAISGNLEKLGIESSFVDGLRVTTEEVLDVVEMTLSGSINKTIVRRIQATGGQALGLSGVDGNLIMVRPVANSDVLGMVGEVTEVRAEIVTGILAMGYIPVIAPIGVDGGGQRYNINADTAAGAVASFVGSPTMIVVTDVPGIMRVLDGEKVVLPSVTVAQIEELIADGEIYGGMIPKVRAAMDCIQGDVSEVVIVDGKEPNVLSRVLQGEELGTRIVR is encoded by the coding sequence ATGACGTTTGAACCTATCGAGAAGCAGCCGGGCAGTAATATGTTCGTGATGAAATGCGGGGGAAGTACGCTGGCTGCGCTGCCGGATTCGTTCTTTGAGGATTTGCGGGAGCTGCAGCGAAGCGGGGTTCAGCCTGTTATTGTTCATGGCGGCGGACCGGCGATTTCGGGGAATCTGGAGAAGCTGGGGATTGAGAGCAGCTTCGTGGACGGCCTGCGGGTGACTACTGAAGAAGTGCTTGATGTGGTAGAGATGACGCTGTCCGGGAGCATCAACAAAACGATTGTCCGCCGCATTCAAGCCACCGGTGGGCAGGCGCTCGGATTATCCGGCGTTGACGGCAACCTGATTATGGTGCGGCCTGTTGCGAACAGTGATGTGCTGGGCATGGTGGGAGAAGTAACCGAGGTCAGAGCGGAGATTGTGACGGGTATCCTCGCGATGGGTTACATCCCGGTAATCGCACCTATCGGTGTGGATGGCGGCGGCCAGCGTTACAACATTAATGCGGACACAGCTGCCGGAGCGGTGGCCTCTTTTGTGGGGTCGCCTACAATGATCGTGGTTACGGATGTGCCGGGAATTATGCGTGTGCTGGATGGAGAGAAGGTTGTGCTTCCGTCCGTGACGGTGGCGCAGATTGAGGAACTGATTGCGGACGGTGAAATTTACGGCGGGATGATTCCTAAAGTGCGCGCTGCGATGGACTGCATCCAGGGTGATGTGTCTGAGGTTGTCATTGTAGACGGCAAAGAGCCGAATGTGCTCAGCCGGGTGCTGCAGGGCGAAGAGCTGGGGACGCGGATTGTCCGATAA
- the argJ gene encoding bifunctional ornithine acetyltransferase/N-acetylglutamate synthase, with protein MSENSLYTVVEGGSITTPKGFISGGLHCGLKKTERNDLGAILCEVPATAAAVFTTNVFQAAPLKVTRESLANGTLQAVIVNSGNANACTGDQGEADAYEMRAAAARYLGVNELDVAVASTGVIGELLKMDCVRSGIAGLPEKLDGGAAGAEEFSQAILTTDLVKKESCVKLTVGGAEVVIAGAAKGSGMIHPNMATMLGFMTTDAVIDAEDLLSLLRSATNSTFNMITVDGDTSTNDMLVTMASGLAGNEKLTRLHPDWEAFAAAFTHVCRSLAMAIARDGEGATKLIEVQVNGAVHDEGAAAIAKTVVGSSLVKSAIFGADANWGRIIAAVGRAGVPVSPEQVDIKLGDIEVLRSSRPVAFDEEKALHYLQKSDTVLITVTLSDGSGSATAWGCDLTYDYVRINAAYRT; from the coding sequence ATGAGCGAGAATTCATTATATACCGTCGTGGAAGGCGGAAGCATTACTACACCTAAGGGCTTCATTTCAGGAGGGCTGCACTGCGGGCTCAAAAAAACCGAACGCAACGACCTCGGAGCTATTCTCTGCGAGGTTCCGGCGACGGCTGCTGCGGTATTTACCACGAATGTGTTTCAGGCGGCTCCGCTGAAGGTGACACGGGAGAGTCTGGCGAATGGGACGCTGCAGGCGGTAATTGTGAACAGCGGCAATGCCAATGCCTGCACAGGTGATCAGGGCGAAGCGGATGCGTATGAGATGCGCGCTGCGGCTGCACGTTATTTGGGCGTGAACGAACTGGATGTTGCGGTAGCCTCAACCGGGGTAATCGGCGAGCTGCTGAAGATGGACTGTGTGCGCAGCGGCATTGCCGGACTGCCGGAGAAGCTGGATGGCGGCGCTGCCGGTGCAGAGGAGTTCAGCCAGGCAATTCTTACAACGGATCTGGTCAAAAAAGAAAGCTGCGTTAAGCTGACCGTTGGCGGTGCTGAGGTAGTGATTGCCGGTGCGGCCAAGGGTTCGGGGATGATTCACCCCAATATGGCGACGATGCTGGGTTTCATGACAACAGATGCTGTCATTGATGCCGAGGATCTGCTCAGCTTGCTGCGCAGTGCGACCAACTCTACTTTTAATATGATTACAGTGGATGGAGATACTAGCACGAATGATATGCTGGTCACTATGGCGAGCGGCCTGGCGGGGAATGAGAAGCTGACGCGTCTGCATCCGGATTGGGAGGCTTTTGCCGCAGCGTTCACGCATGTGTGCCGGAGTCTGGCGATGGCGATTGCCCGAGACGGGGAAGGTGCAACGAAGCTGATTGAAGTGCAGGTGAATGGTGCAGTGCATGATGAAGGTGCTGCTGCGATTGCCAAGACTGTAGTCGGATCAAGCCTGGTGAAATCAGCGATCTTCGGGGCGGATGCCAACTGGGGACGGATTATCGCCGCTGTAGGCCGAGCAGGAGTGCCGGTATCGCCGGAGCAGGTAGACATTAAGCTGGGAGATATAGAGGTGCTGCGTTCGTCGCGTCCGGTGGCTTTTGACGAAGAGAAGGCGCTGCATTATTTGCAAAAAAGTGATACCGTGCTGATCACCGTAACCTTGTCAGACGGAAGCGGAAGTGCTACTGCCTGGGGCTGCGATCTCACTTACGATTATGTGCGCATTAATGCTGCTTACCGTACGTGA
- the argC gene encoding N-acetyl-gamma-glutamyl-phosphate reductase — protein MTVTGKLRAAIVGSTGYGGVELIRLLQSHPDIEITSVISSSSAGTPIEEGFPHLTGIVQRNLDGVDAAEIAGRADVVFTATPSGVSAKLVPQLLEAGLKVVDLSGDFRLKDGAEYEQWYKHPAPPEAYLQQAVYGLCEVYGERAAGVDFISNPGCYPTATLLGLVPALEAGWIKPDSIIIDAKSGVSGAGRGTSLMVHFAEINENFKAYKINKHQHIPEIEQALTDIAGEKVTVTFTTHLVPMTRGIMSTMYAGLTGEHSEQELVDLYRKYYAGRPYVRVREPGVVPATKEVSGSNYCDIGFATDARTGRVTIVSVIDNIVKGAAGQAIQNLNLMMGWEETRGLGYTPVYP, from the coding sequence ATGACAGTGACAGGCAAGCTGAGAGCGGCAATTGTCGGATCAACGGGATATGGGGGCGTGGAGCTGATCAGGCTGCTGCAGAGCCACCCTGATATAGAGATTACTTCAGTAATATCTTCTTCGAGCGCCGGTACGCCGATTGAGGAAGGGTTCCCGCATTTAACTGGGATTGTGCAGCGTAATCTGGATGGTGTGGATGCGGCAGAGATTGCCGGGAGGGCGGATGTCGTATTCACAGCTACCCCTTCGGGTGTGAGCGCGAAGCTGGTGCCCCAGCTGCTCGAAGCCGGCCTCAAGGTCGTTGACCTGTCGGGGGATTTCCGGCTGAAGGACGGTGCGGAGTATGAGCAGTGGTATAAGCATCCGGCTCCTCCGGAAGCTTATCTGCAGCAGGCGGTATACGGGTTATGCGAAGTATACGGCGAGCGTGCCGCTGGTGTAGATTTCATCTCCAATCCCGGCTGTTATCCGACTGCTACGCTGCTGGGACTGGTTCCGGCGCTTGAGGCAGGCTGGATCAAACCGGACAGCATCATTATTGATGCGAAATCTGGGGTGTCCGGGGCAGGACGGGGAACGAGCCTGATGGTTCATTTTGCCGAGATCAATGAGAACTTCAAAGCCTACAAAATCAACAAACATCAGCACATCCCGGAAATTGAGCAGGCGCTTACGGATATCGCCGGGGAAAAAGTAACGGTAACGTTCACTACGCATCTTGTCCCGATGACCCGGGGAATTATGAGCACGATGTATGCCGGGCTGACTGGAGAACACAGCGAGCAGGAGCTCGTGGACTTATACCGTAAGTATTATGCAGGCAGACCGTATGTGCGGGTGCGTGAGCCCGGAGTGGTTCCGGCGACGAAGGAAGTCAGCGGATCGAACTACTGCGATATCGGCTTCGCGACAGACGCACGTACCGGACGGGTCACCATTGTGTCGGTTATCGACAATATCGTTAAAGGCGCTGCAGGACAGGCGATTCAGAACCTGAATTTGATGATGGGATGGGAGGAAACCCGCGGTCTTGGTTACACACCAGTGTATCCTTAA
- a CDS encoding YitT family protein, producing MQKINSRNKPPLIPLNGPLRHTVDIALILIGSLITGLAFNLFFLPNQIASGGVSGLSVLAEAWFGAEPAFTQWALNIPLFILGVVFLGKQYGIRSLLGSFVLPLFIFLTKDGPVPTTNPLLASIYGGIGVGLGLGLVFRGRGSTGGLTILAQIIQKLTGFSFSLSVVLLDGTVITLAAFVLGMEQAMYALIGLFVTGKVINALEVGFSTTKVAYIISDQTEDISQAILNDLDRGLTKLNAQGGYTGDNRTVLMAVVGQNEITRLKAIVRSVDPGAFVIITEAHEVLGEGFKREA from the coding sequence ATGCAAAAAATCAATTCACGCAACAAACCTCCGCTCATCCCGCTAAACGGGCCGCTGCGTCATACGGTGGATATTGCGCTCATTCTGATCGGCTCGCTGATTACGGGTCTGGCGTTCAACCTGTTCTTCCTCCCGAACCAGATTGCTTCCGGAGGGGTATCGGGGTTGTCGGTGCTTGCCGAAGCCTGGTTTGGGGCGGAGCCGGCTTTTACCCAGTGGGCGCTTAATATTCCGCTCTTTATTCTCGGGGTCGTGTTCCTCGGTAAACAGTATGGCATCCGCTCGCTCTTGGGGAGCTTTGTGCTGCCGCTGTTTATCTTCCTGACCAAGGATGGGCCGGTGCCGACTACGAATCCGCTGCTTGCCTCTATTTATGGAGGAATTGGTGTGGGGCTGGGGCTTGGCCTGGTTTTCCGCGGACGCGGATCAACGGGTGGACTGACCATACTCGCGCAGATTATTCAAAAGCTTACCGGCTTCAGCTTCTCGCTGTCCGTCGTGCTGCTGGATGGTACGGTGATTACGCTGGCTGCTTTTGTGCTGGGCATGGAGCAGGCAATGTATGCACTGATCGGTCTGTTCGTAACGGGCAAGGTAATCAATGCGCTGGAGGTTGGCTTCAGTACCACGAAGGTGGCGTATATCATCTCCGATCAGACGGAGGATATCTCGCAGGCGATTCTGAATGATCTGGACCGCGGGCTGACCAAGCTGAATGCGCAAGGCGGCTACACCGGAGATAATCGTACCGTGCTGATGGCGGTGGTGGGTCAGAATGAAATTACGAGACTCAAGGCGATCGTCCGCTCGGTAGACCCGGGTGCATTTGTAATTATTACGGAAGCCCATGAAGTGCTGGGCGAAGGATTTAAAAGAGAAGCGTAG
- the prfB gene encoding peptide chain release factor 2 (programmed frameshift) yields the protein MIDPNVKQDLREIGKKLTNLRGSLDLDLKLEIIANFEEKMAAPGFWDDPEKAQSVIGEMNAVKSVVDQYDKLQQDYDDAAMMAELADEEGDDALASEIAGTIRSVSSRVDEFELQLLLNQPYDKLNAILELHPGAGGTESQDWGQMLLRMYTRWAEKRGFKVDVLDYLPGDEAGIKSVTLLIKGYNVYGYLKAEKGVHRLVRISPFDSSGRRHTSFVSCDVVPEIADDVEVDIRTEDLKIDTYRASGAGGQHINTTDSAVRITHLPTGVVVTCQNERSQIKNREQAMKMLRSKLYERKIQEQQAHLDEIRGEQSEIAWGSQIRSYVFHPYSMVKDHRTSVETGNVGAVMDGDLDGFIDGYLRSQIKTETE from the exons GTGATCGATCCTAATGTGAAGCAGGACCTGCGTGAAATAGGCAAGAAACTAACCAATCTTAGGGGGTCACTT GACTTAGACCTTAAGCTGGAGATTATAGCGAACTTTGAAGAGAAGATGGCGGCGCCCGGGTTCTGGGATGATCCGGAGAAGGCGCAAAGCGTCATTGGAGAGATGAACGCCGTGAAATCGGTGGTCGATCAATACGATAAGCTGCAGCAGGATTATGACGATGCGGCGATGATGGCGGAGCTGGCGGATGAAGAAGGCGATGATGCGCTTGCCTCTGAGATTGCCGGAACGATCCGCAGTGTGAGCAGCAGAGTAGATGAGTTCGAGCTGCAGCTGCTGCTTAATCAGCCGTACGATAAGCTGAACGCGATCCTGGAGCTGCATCCCGGTGCGGGCGGAACAGAATCCCAGGACTGGGGCCAGATGCTGCTGCGTATGTATACACGCTGGGCGGAGAAACGGGGCTTCAAGGTGGATGTGCTCGATTATTTACCGGGTGATGAAGCAGGCATCAAGAGTGTAACGCTGCTGATTAAAGGCTACAATGTATATGGATACCTGAAGGCAGAGAAGGGTGTACACCGTCTGGTGCGCATTTCGCCTTTTGACTCCTCGGGCAGACGGCATACCTCCTTCGTATCCTGCGATGTGGTACCGGAGATTGCCGATGACGTAGAGGTGGATATCCGTACAGAGGACCTGAAGATCGATACGTACCGGGCCAGCGGCGCGGGTGGTCAGCATATCAATACTACGGACTCGGCGGTGCGGATTACCCACTTACCAACCGGAGTCGTGGTGACGTGTCAGAATGAACGTTCGCAGATCAAGAACCGGGAACAGGCGATGAAGATGCTGCGTTCCAAGCTCTATGAGCGTAAGATCCAGGAGCAGCAGGCGCATCTCGATGAGATCCGCGGCGAACAATCGGAGATTGCCTGGGGCAGCCAGATTCGTTCCTATGTGTTCCACCCCTATAGCATGGTGAAGGATCACCGCACTTCTGTAGAAACCGGCAACGTTGGAGCGGTGATGGACGGCGATCTGGATGGCTTCATTGACGGCTACCTGCGCAGTCAGATCAAGACAGAAACTGAATAA
- the secA gene encoding preprotein translocase subunit SecA has translation MLGLVKKIFGDVNERDVKRLMKTVEVINGLEPDFVSLTDEELQAKTVEFRARLEKGETLEEILPEAFATVREASKRTLGMRHFDVQLVGGMALHEGRISEMKTGEGKTLVGTLPVYLNALLGKGVHVVTVNDYLAQRDSAQMGQIYNFLGMTVGVNLNGMDHNDKQAAYACDITYGTNNEFGFDYLRDNMVLYKEQMVQRPLYFCIIDEVDSILIDEARTPLIISGQAEKSTELYYAADRFVKKLTAEEDYTVDIKVKSVALTEKGVAVAERAFGIENLYDHSHVTLNHHIVQALKANAIMRRDVDYVVNEDEVMIVDEFTGRLMQGRRYSDGLHQAIEAKEEIEVQNESMTLATITFQNYFRMYRKLGGMTGTAKTEEEEFKKIYGLEVLQVPTNKPNQRVDMPDVVYKSENGKFNAVVAEIVERHKKNQPVLVGTVSIENSERVSEMLKRKGVRHQVLNAKHHAAEAEIISYAGQPGTVTIATNMAGRGTDIVLGEGVTDLGGLHIIGTERHESRRIDNQLRGRAGRQGDPGSTQFYLSLGDELMKRFGADNVLNMMDRLGFEEDQPIESRMITKAVESAQKRVEGNNFDIRKVVLQYDDVMNQQREIIYKQRREILESDNIKDIVVEMIKPVVERIVNAHCSDDIPENWELQEVADYVNSKLLEEDSLTRDDLWGKEVEEIIEFIFGRVLEKYAAREERLGAELVREFEKVIVLRSVDSKWMDHIDAMDQLRQGIHLRAYGGTDPLREYQFEGFEMFNAMTANIQEEVATYIMKAHIEANQERQSVVEEDKISTNAEPAEKRPVHVESTVGRNDPCPCGSGKKYKNCHGQA, from the coding sequence ATGCTAGGACTTGTTAAAAAAATATTTGGCGACGTTAATGAACGTGATGTCAAACGTCTCATGAAGACGGTCGAAGTAATCAATGGTTTGGAGCCGGATTTCGTATCGCTTACGGATGAAGAGCTGCAGGCTAAGACGGTAGAGTTCCGTGCCCGTCTTGAGAAAGGTGAAACCTTGGAAGAGATTCTTCCCGAGGCATTTGCAACCGTACGCGAAGCTTCCAAACGGACGCTGGGCATGCGGCATTTTGACGTTCAGTTAGTTGGGGGTATGGCGCTGCATGAAGGCCGGATCTCCGAAATGAAGACCGGGGAAGGCAAGACGCTGGTAGGTACACTGCCGGTATATCTGAATGCACTCTTGGGCAAAGGCGTGCATGTCGTAACCGTAAATGATTATCTGGCTCAGCGCGACAGCGCACAAATGGGGCAAATCTATAACTTTCTGGGCATGACGGTTGGGGTTAACCTCAACGGCATGGACCATAATGATAAACAAGCAGCTTATGCCTGCGATATTACGTATGGCACGAATAATGAGTTTGGTTTTGACTATCTGCGTGACAACATGGTGCTCTATAAGGAACAGATGGTACAGCGTCCGCTGTATTTCTGTATTATTGACGAAGTCGATTCCATCCTCATCGATGAAGCCCGTACACCTCTGATCATTTCCGGACAAGCTGAGAAATCCACAGAGCTGTATTATGCAGCAGACCGTTTCGTGAAGAAGCTGACTGCTGAAGAAGACTACACTGTTGATATTAAGGTGAAGTCTGTTGCCTTAACCGAGAAGGGCGTTGCTGTCGCTGAGCGTGCTTTTGGCATAGAGAATCTGTATGATCACAGTCACGTTACGCTGAACCATCATATCGTACAAGCGCTTAAGGCAAATGCAATTATGCGCCGCGATGTCGACTATGTGGTCAACGAAGACGAGGTGATGATTGTCGATGAGTTCACGGGACGTCTGATGCAGGGCCGCCGTTACAGCGACGGGCTGCACCAGGCTATCGAGGCTAAGGAAGAGATTGAAGTCCAGAATGAGAGCATGACGCTGGCTACTATCACCTTCCAGAACTACTTCCGGATGTACCGCAAGCTCGGTGGAATGACCGGTACTGCGAAGACAGAAGAAGAGGAATTCAAGAAGATCTACGGTCTGGAAGTACTCCAGGTACCTACCAATAAACCAAATCAGCGTGTTGATATGCCTGACGTGGTGTACAAAAGCGAGAATGGCAAGTTCAACGCTGTAGTCGCTGAAATTGTGGAACGCCACAAAAAGAATCAGCCGGTGCTTGTAGGTACGGTATCGATTGAGAACTCCGAACGCGTATCTGAAATGCTGAAGCGCAAAGGTGTCAGACACCAGGTGCTGAATGCGAAGCATCATGCTGCAGAAGCTGAAATCATCTCTTATGCCGGTCAGCCGGGAACTGTAACGATCGCTACGAATATGGCTGGACGCGGTACGGATATCGTACTTGGCGAAGGCGTGACCGATCTTGGCGGTCTGCATATTATTGGTACAGAGCGTCATGAATCGCGCCGTATCGATAACCAGCTGCGCGGACGTGCCGGACGCCAGGGTGACCCGGGTTCCACACAGTTCTACCTGTCACTTGGGGATGAACTGATGAAACGTTTCGGCGCGGACAACGTGCTGAACATGATGGACCGTCTTGGATTCGAAGAAGATCAGCCGATTGAGAGCCGTATGATTACCAAGGCGGTTGAATCTGCCCAGAAACGGGTGGAAGGCAACAACTTTGATATCCGTAAAGTCGTATTGCAATATGATGACGTGATGAATCAGCAGCGTGAGATTATCTACAAACAGCGCCGCGAAATTCTCGAGTCTGACAATATCAAAGACATTGTAGTGGAAATGATCAAACCGGTTGTTGAACGTATTGTTAATGCCCACTGCAGTGACGATATCCCGGAAAACTGGGAGTTGCAAGAGGTTGCGGATTATGTGAACAGCAAATTGCTGGAGGAAGACTCCCTGACCCGCGATGATCTGTGGGGCAAAGAAGTAGAAGAAATCATCGAATTCATCTTTGGCCGTGTACTGGAGAAATATGCAGCACGTGAAGAACGTCTCGGCGCTGAGCTGGTACGTGAATTCGAGAAGGTTATTGTACTTCGTTCCGTAGACAGCAAATGGATGGATCATATCGATGCCATGGATCAGCTTCGTCAAGGGATTCACCTCCGTGCTTACGGCGGTACCGATCCGCTTCGCGAATATCAGTTCGAAGGCTTCGAAATGTTCAATGCCATGACGGCGAACATTCAGGAAGAAGTCGCGACCTACATCATGAAGGCGCACATCGAGGCGAATCAGGAGCGTCAGTCGGTAGTGGAAGAAGATAAGATTTCCACGAATGCTGAGCCTGCTGAAAAACGTCCAGTACATGTGGAGTCTACCGTCGGCCGTAATGATCCATGCCCTTGCGGCAGCGGCAAGAAATATAAGAACTGCCACGGTCAGGCGTAA
- the hpf gene encoding ribosome hibernation-promoting factor, HPF/YfiA family, which translates to MQFSIRGQQIEVTDALRDYVDKKLSRLEKYFDAPPTSEGYVTLGVVRGLHTVEVTIPLAGVTLRAEDRSDDMYASIDAVVDKLERQIRKHKTKLNRKFRQEGSLKTLFVEGSASAVAVEDQEQDYDDLEVVRNKRFTLKPMDVEEAILQMNMIGHTFFVFSNIDTSEVSVVYKRDDGKYGLIEQN; encoded by the coding sequence ATGCAATTCAGCATTCGAGGTCAACAAATTGAAGTGACCGACGCTTTGAGAGACTATGTTGATAAGAAGCTCAGCAGACTTGAGAAGTATTTCGATGCACCCCCTACCTCAGAAGGATATGTGACGCTTGGCGTCGTTCGCGGCCTTCATACGGTGGAAGTTACAATCCCTCTGGCAGGTGTGACGCTTCGTGCGGAAGACCGCAGCGATGATATGTATGCATCCATCGATGCCGTAGTGGACAAGCTGGAACGTCAGATCCGCAAGCACAAGACCAAACTTAACCGCAAGTTCCGCCAGGAAGGCAGCTTGAAGACCTTGTTCGTAGAAGGTTCGGCCAGCGCCGTAGCTGTTGAGGATCAGGAACAGGATTATGATGATCTTGAGGTCGTGCGGAACAAACGCTTCACCTTGAAGCCTATGGATGTGGAAGAAGCGATTCTGCAAATGAACATGATTGGTCATACTTTCTTCGTGTTCTCCAACATCGACACTTCTGAAGTTAGCGTTGTTTACAAACGCGATGACGGCAAGTATGGTTTGATCGAACAGAACTAA